One Rhizobiales bacterium GAS188 DNA window includes the following coding sequences:
- a CDS encoding TolB amino-terminal domain-containing protein, whose product MMQEGAGPRVERRLAAILAADVVGYSRLMGADEEGTLADLRAHRRGLVDPKIKEHRGRIVKTTGDGMLVEFLSPVEAVRCAVEIQRGMVTRNADVPQDKRITFRIGINLGDVIAETGDLFGDGVNVAARLEALCEPGGVAISRSVRDQVRDKLAFPLADLGERSVKNIARPVRVFGLGPAEIAALSEGAIPAPGEAPADAGPSASLIGWPARRGSILLMLAGLFAVLAMAGAVGLWFARDTRPTAIRATVPPSSPEVAASQPSVVIMPLANLSGDPAQDYFADGLTEDIISALGRFRDITVISRSAAFAYKGKSLRPDEIGRELNVAYVVDGSVHKTGDRARISVQLLEAARAAVLWTEQYDGEMKELFTIQEDITRRIAGALSVRLSALQLARSANKPPSNLEAYDLVLRGRDLVRRNSRVADSQARGLFERAIQLDQGYAPAYAALGRVDVQAVELGWTDDPDSALVRAEANGRKALSLEDENVGARTLLGSIYIFRRDYDRALDELRRAVEINPSDPQAQSGLADAFLWSGNTRGAIDALREVARVQPTLSVVEHYDLGTAYLLVDRQDEAIATLGHAIQRYEQNPYLHVLLAGAYAAAGRKDDAAVEAGIVRRMLPAFASKDFATLLRDEGQRLKIVAALQQAGL is encoded by the coding sequence ATGATGCAAGAAGGCGCCGGCCCGAGGGTTGAACGCAGGCTCGCTGCCATCCTGGCGGCCGATGTCGTGGGCTACAGCCGTCTCATGGGGGCCGATGAGGAAGGGACCCTCGCCGACCTCAGGGCGCACCGGCGCGGACTCGTCGATCCGAAGATCAAGGAGCATCGCGGGCGCATCGTCAAGACGACGGGCGACGGCATGCTGGTCGAGTTCCTCAGCCCTGTCGAGGCTGTGCGTTGCGCGGTCGAGATCCAGCGCGGGATGGTCACGCGAAACGCCGATGTGCCTCAGGATAAGCGCATCACCTTTCGGATAGGAATCAACCTTGGCGATGTGATCGCCGAGACCGGAGACCTGTTCGGCGATGGCGTCAACGTCGCGGCACGGCTCGAAGCCCTGTGCGAACCGGGCGGCGTCGCGATCTCGCGCAGCGTGCGCGATCAGGTGCGCGACAAGCTCGCCTTTCCCTTGGCCGATCTCGGCGAGAGAAGCGTCAAGAATATTGCAAGGCCGGTGCGAGTCTTCGGGCTCGGGCCCGCCGAGATTGCCGCCTTGTCCGAGGGCGCCATCCCGGCACCGGGAGAAGCGCCGGCGGATGCGGGTCCTTCGGCTTCGCTGATTGGCTGGCCAGCTCGGCGCGGATCGATCCTGCTCATGCTGGCGGGGCTGTTCGCCGTCCTGGCGATGGCCGGGGCTGTGGGCCTGTGGTTCGCGCGTGACACCAGGCCGACCGCTATCCGCGCCACGGTGCCACCTTCAAGCCCTGAGGTCGCCGCAAGCCAGCCCTCGGTCGTGATCATGCCGCTCGCCAATCTCTCGGGCGATCCGGCCCAGGACTATTTCGCCGACGGGCTGACGGAGGACATCATCTCGGCGCTTGGGCGCTTCCGCGACATCACCGTGATCTCGCGCAGCGCCGCCTTCGCCTATAAAGGCAAATCGCTGCGTCCGGACGAGATCGGGCGCGAGTTGAACGTCGCCTATGTGGTCGATGGCAGCGTGCACAAGACGGGGGACCGCGCCCGGATCTCCGTGCAGCTTCTCGAGGCCGCCCGTGCCGCCGTCCTCTGGACCGAGCAATATGATGGCGAGATGAAGGAGCTGTTCACGATCCAGGAGGACATCACGCGCCGGATCGCCGGCGCGTTGTCGGTGCGACTGAGTGCGCTGCAGCTCGCCCGCTCGGCAAACAAGCCGCCGAGCAATCTCGAGGCCTATGACCTCGTGTTGCGTGGCCGTGATCTCGTTCGACGAAACAGCCGCGTGGCGGATTCGCAGGCGCGCGGCCTGTTCGAGCGCGCCATCCAGCTCGATCAGGGCTACGCACCCGCCTATGCGGCACTTGGGCGTGTGGATGTTCAGGCGGTCGAGCTCGGCTGGACCGACGACCCTGACTCCGCCCTGGTGCGCGCCGAGGCGAATGGCCGCAAAGCCCTGTCGCTCGAAGACGAGAATGTGGGCGCGCGCACCCTGCTCGGTAGCATATACATCTTCCGCCGGGACTACGACCGCGCGCTCGACGAGCTACGACGCGCAGTCGAGATCAACCCGAGCGATCCGCAGGCGCAATCCGGCCTTGCCGACGCATTTTTGTGGAGCGGCAACACGAGGGGCGCGATCGATGCGCTGCGCGAGGTCGCGCGAGTGCAGCCTACCCTTTCGGTCGTGGAGCATTACGATCTCGGCACTGCGTATCTCCTCGTCGATCGGCAGGACGAGGCGATTGCGACGCTCGGCCATGCGATCCAGCGCTATGAGCAGAATCCCTACCTCCACGTGCTTCTCGCCGGTGCTTATGCGGCGGCCGGCCGGAAGGATGATGCAGCAGTCGAAGCGGGGATCGTCAGGCGCATGCTTCCAGCCTTCGCGTCGAAGGACTTCGCGACGCTGCTCCGTGACGAGGGACAACGCTTGAAGATAGTTGCTGCCTTGCAGCAGGCCGGCCTGTAG
- a CDS encoding TolB amino-terminal domain-containing protein, with the protein MMQEAAAPRVERRLAAIMAADVVGYSRLMGADEEGTLARLKAHRRELGDPKIREHRGRIVKTTGDGMLVEFVSPVEAVRCAVEIQRGMVTRNSDVPEDQRITFRMGINLGDVIAEKGDLFGDGVNVAARLESLCEPGGVSISRTVRDQIRDKLPFVFADAGEHEVKNIARPVRVYALTAAAIEALPEAQPMGSPQGIGRRSVAGIPVIAIAALASLIVLAGGFWWLHSSDITPSRAVVSATADKQTPPAALITAVAPSAALAKLAAPTAPRMSIVVLPFTNLSGDPSQEYFADGFTEDLTTDLSRISGSFVIARTTAYTYKGKALSGKEIASELGVRYVLEGGVQRASNHVRVNAQLIDGETGAHLWAERYDRDSADFLQMQDEITNQIASALNITLSQSEANRSWRDHPSNPDSVDLTLRANALIMGLSSQEANAKARRLYEQAVELDPKNVDALVGLAWTYTTEFGEGWSKNSSKRETLKGADDALTRALAIAPGSAAAYHVKSEAFAYDDRQDYRGEIVQAIAAAETSLALNPNGARTHAWLGRLYAKAGHPERTSALVGQAIRLSPHDPLLPNWLYTLGMSQLQMGDNGDAIKTFQKSVLLGPRKVISWAGLTGAFYAAGRDREAHDALIKWREIGVSEAGQTYLDDPPDKEILDVRVELALLRLGRWPYTIQLSSGSTLWKALFRFQADENLPQTGKPDEATLARLGITSQARATPSK; encoded by the coding sequence ATGATGCAAGAAGCCGCTGCCCCGAGGGTTGAACGCAGGCTCGCCGCCATCATGGCGGCCGATGTGGTCGGCTACAGCCGTCTCATGGGGGCTGATGAGGAAGGCACCCTCGCTCGGCTCAAAGCCCATCGGCGCGAACTCGGCGATCCGAAGATCAGGGAGCATCGCGGGCGCATCGTCAAGACGACGGGCGACGGCATGCTGGTCGAGTTCGTCAGTCCCGTTGAGGCCGTGCGTTGCGCGGTCGAGATCCAGCGCGGGATGGTTACGCGAAACTCCGATGTGCCTGAGGACCAGCGCATCACCTTTCGGATGGGGATCAATCTTGGCGATGTGATCGCGGAGAAGGGCGACCTGTTCGGCGATGGCGTCAATGTTGCGGCCCGGCTTGAAAGCCTTTGCGAGCCGGGGGGCGTGTCGATCTCTCGCACCGTGCGGGATCAGATCAGGGACAAGCTGCCTTTCGTTTTCGCAGACGCCGGGGAGCACGAGGTCAAGAATATCGCCCGACCGGTTCGGGTCTATGCGCTCACCGCGGCCGCCATCGAGGCGCTGCCTGAGGCGCAGCCGATGGGCTCACCGCAGGGTATCGGGCGCCGCAGTGTCGCCGGCATTCCAGTCATTGCCATTGCCGCTCTTGCAAGCCTGATTGTTCTTGCTGGTGGCTTCTGGTGGCTGCATTCCTCGGATATCACGCCCTCCCGAGCTGTCGTTTCGGCAACCGCAGACAAGCAAACGCCACCTGCTGCCCTCATAACAGCCGTGGCTCCATCTGCCGCTCTTGCCAAGCTGGCGGCACCAACAGCTCCGCGCATGTCGATTGTGGTGTTGCCGTTCACAAATCTCAGCGGTGATCCTAGTCAGGAATATTTCGCTGATGGGTTCACCGAGGACTTGACCACCGACCTCTCGCGTATCTCCGGCAGCTTCGTGATCGCCCGCACGACGGCCTACACCTACAAGGGCAAGGCGCTGAGCGGGAAGGAGATCGCAAGTGAACTGGGTGTGCGATACGTGTTGGAAGGAGGTGTCCAGAGAGCCAGCAATCATGTGCGGGTCAATGCGCAGTTGATCGATGGGGAGACGGGCGCTCATCTTTGGGCGGAGCGATACGACCGCGACAGCGCCGATTTCCTTCAGATGCAGGATGAGATCACCAATCAGATCGCCAGCGCGCTTAACATCACTTTGAGCCAGTCCGAAGCCAACCGATCTTGGCGCGACCACCCGAGCAACCCCGACTCTGTCGATCTCACCCTGCGGGCAAACGCGTTGATAATGGGGTTAAGCTCGCAGGAGGCAAATGCAAAGGCGCGGCGACTCTACGAGCAGGCGGTAGAACTCGATCCGAAGAATGTCGATGCCCTTGTCGGGCTGGCGTGGACCTACACGACCGAATTTGGGGAAGGTTGGTCTAAAAACTCTTCGAAGCGGGAGACGCTGAAGGGGGCTGACGACGCCCTAACGCGAGCGCTTGCGATCGCTCCTGGATCCGCTGCCGCCTATCATGTCAAATCCGAAGCCTTCGCCTACGACGACAGGCAAGATTACCGTGGAGAAATCGTTCAGGCGATCGCGGCCGCTGAGACATCACTCGCATTGAATCCAAATGGAGCGAGGACCCATGCGTGGCTTGGAAGGCTCTATGCGAAAGCCGGGCATCCAGAGCGCACGAGCGCTCTTGTCGGGCAAGCCATTCGCCTTAGCCCACATGATCCTCTTTTGCCAAACTGGCTTTACACTCTCGGCATGTCCCAGCTGCAGATGGGGGACAATGGCGACGCTATAAAGACTTTTCAAAAGTCTGTGCTTCTGGGTCCGCGTAAAGTCATATCTTGGGCCGGCCTTACCGGTGCGTTCTATGCCGCTGGACGGGACCGTGAGGCACATGATGCGCTCATCAAGTGGCGTGAGATTGGCGTAAGCGAAGCCGGACAGACCTATTTGGATGATCCGCCGGACAAGGAGATTTTGGATGTCCGCGTGGAGCTTGCGCTCCTGCGTCTGGGACGTTGGCCATACACAATTCAGTTGAGCTCTGGCAGCACCCTGTGGAAAGCGTTGTTCAGATTCCAGGCCGACGAGAACCTGCCCCAGACCGGCAAGCCCGACGAGGCCACGCTCGCGCGGCTCGGCATAACCTCCCAAGCGCGCGCGACCCCGAGCAAGTGA
- a CDS encoding hypothetical protein (manually curated), translated as MFVLWVPVPLEQGASGGNEQDCEDRAEKLNHPGQIRHVDGEMYEAMKRAFLKILPETSPGLTMAEVQEYVLAHLPEDLFPGGAKAGWWTKAVQLDLAARGVVAREKTRPLRLRKA; from the coding sequence TTGTTCGTCCTCTGGGTGCCGGTCCCGCTCGAGCAAGGAGCAAGTGGTGGCAACGAACAAGACTGCGAAGATCGCGCTGAAAAATTGAACCACCCCGGACAGATCAGGCATGTCGACGGGGAAATGTACGAAGCCATGAAACGGGCATTTCTCAAAATACTTCCAGAGACATCGCCGGGACTGACGATGGCGGAAGTTCAGGAATATGTGCTTGCTCATCTACCCGAGGACCTGTTTCCGGGGGGCGCCAAGGCGGGTTGGTGGACCAAGGCCGTTCAGCTGGATCTCGCGGCAAGAGGTGTTGTTGCGCGAGAGAAAACAAGGCCACTCCGCCTGCGCAAGGCATGA
- a CDS encoding NADP-dependent 3-hydroxy acid dehydrogenase YdfG yields MVALHGKTAVVTGASSGIGKATACLLAGEGSHVFIAGRSSERLQDVARSIEDAGGRASVGAFDLHDCEKLQAFVAEAAEQTGRLDIIVNAAGVHHPGTIINGKLADWRAMFETNVIAVLAGSQAAIRAMRETGSKGHVVTISSYAGQGDGHHVYGATKAAVNSICKALRGELEDEPIRAVTIMPGAVATNFGRHFPPVFVNGLFKSAGISTAFQTGDVLPDETLDDLKARASAIFASPDDIARAVLYAVTQPHDLSVSEILVGPRKSFPGNA; encoded by the coding sequence ATGGTCGCGCTGCATGGCAAAACCGCCGTCGTTACAGGCGCCTCATCCGGTATCGGCAAGGCAACGGCCTGCCTGCTCGCAGGCGAAGGAAGCCACGTCTTCATCGCTGGGCGCAGCTCGGAGCGGCTTCAGGACGTGGCTCGGTCAATCGAAGACGCCGGAGGCCGGGCGAGCGTCGGAGCCTTCGACCTGCACGACTGCGAGAAGCTGCAAGCCTTCGTCGCGGAGGCCGCCGAGCAGACCGGACGGCTCGATATCATCGTCAACGCGGCGGGGGTCCACCACCCCGGTACGATCATAAACGGCAAATTGGCCGACTGGCGGGCGATGTTCGAGACGAATGTCATCGCGGTGCTGGCCGGCAGCCAGGCAGCGATCCGCGCCATGCGCGAGACCGGAAGCAAGGGCCATGTCGTCACCATCTCCTCCTATGCGGGTCAAGGCGACGGCCATCACGTCTATGGAGCCACGAAGGCTGCGGTCAATTCCATCTGCAAGGCCCTGCGTGGAGAACTCGAGGACGAGCCGATCCGCGCCGTGACCATCATGCCGGGTGCGGTCGCCACCAATTTCGGGCGGCACTTTCCGCCGGTTTTCGTCAATGGCTTGTTCAAATCGGCCGGCATCTCGACCGCTTTCCAAACCGGCGACGTGCTGCCGGACGAAACGCTCGACGACCTCAAAGCACGCGCTTCGGCGATTTTCGCCTCACCGGACGATATAGCCCGAGCCGTCCTATACGCGGTAACACAGCCCCATGACCTCAGTGTCTCCGAAATCCTCGTCGGTCCCCGCAAATCCTTTCCGGGCAATGCCTGA
- a CDS encoding transcriptional regulator, TetR family, with protein MPEAAVDGTDKRDRILDAAQNLFLRYGVKRTSIEDVAREAGIAKGTVYLSFESKAALFAAIADRLCANTLADVRRVIGEATPLAERLVGVLDCYIGATHRLVAQSPHIAELTASKEALSAAAFDRLDKHIRSLLSDLLGEAGITRDGAADMFLAAGLGTLSTGDCAEQPYRARLTAIVDTLLAGLTCGAPPEGHPASWQDRRRRKSVAKSV; from the coding sequence ATGCCTGAAGCAGCGGTCGACGGAACCGACAAGCGCGACCGGATTCTCGACGCCGCCCAAAACCTCTTCCTGCGCTATGGCGTCAAGCGAACCTCGATCGAGGACGTGGCGCGGGAAGCAGGCATCGCCAAGGGAACCGTCTACCTTTCCTTCGAGTCCAAGGCCGCCCTTTTCGCCGCGATTGCCGACAGGCTGTGCGCAAACACGCTCGCGGATGTGCGACGGGTCATTGGTGAAGCCACGCCGCTGGCCGAGCGGCTGGTCGGAGTGCTCGATTGTTATATCGGGGCAACCCATCGGCTTGTCGCGCAATCGCCCCATATCGCCGAATTGACGGCATCAAAGGAAGCGCTCTCTGCGGCAGCGTTCGACAGGCTCGACAAGCATATCCGCTCCTTGCTCAGCGACCTTCTGGGTGAGGCGGGCATAACCCGCGACGGAGCAGCCGATATGTTCCTGGCTGCCGGCCTGGGGACGCTCTCCACAGGCGACTGTGCGGAGCAGCCATATCGCGCACGCCTCACCGCCATAGTCGACACGCTGCTGGCGGGTCTCACCTGCGGCGCTCCGCCGGAGGGACACCCGGCATCTTGGCAAGACCGTCGGCGGCGCAAATCGGTTGCCAAATCCGTTTGA
- a CDS encoding adenylate cyclase, with protein MTDWLLKEGRYTTRIGALIAGLGNTLVDGGAPLNRLRISTRILHPLVAAWSAHWRPGGHTEQSEFGFDMFASGQYQGSPGQTIMESGLPLRIRLAEAASSDEHPLLDELRSVGLVDYYGWPLHGETNAFGYCSFATSRPGGFSESDIAKFDSIVPFIAPFVEALNMRRITVALLDTYVGRRAGERVLGGQIRRGDCERIRAAFWYSDLRDFTRLSEELPPDEMVELLNCYFDVVDSAVRPRAGEVLQFIGDAVLAVFEADKEEGSARTACESAFDAAREALAHMARINAARRAAGKVEIRFGVGLHFGEATCGNVGAEKRLSFNVVGPAVNMTARLESLSKQVGVPLVVSSTVANSIVRPVASVGTYVLKGIHDMQEVYTATELIGADPN; from the coding sequence ATGACCGATTGGCTGCTGAAGGAGGGTCGATACACGACCCGGATCGGCGCCCTGATCGCAGGCTTGGGCAACACCCTTGTCGACGGCGGCGCGCCGCTGAACCGGCTCCGCATTTCCACCCGTATCCTGCATCCTCTGGTCGCCGCGTGGAGCGCCCATTGGCGTCCGGGGGGACACACGGAACAAAGCGAATTCGGCTTCGATATGTTTGCCTCGGGCCAGTACCAAGGCAGCCCCGGCCAGACGATCATGGAGAGCGGCCTGCCCCTGCGGATCCGTCTTGCTGAAGCTGCCTCGAGCGACGAGCATCCGCTCCTTGATGAGCTGCGGTCCGTTGGGCTGGTGGATTACTACGGCTGGCCTTTGCACGGCGAGACGAATGCGTTCGGTTATTGCAGCTTCGCCACGTCCCGCCCCGGAGGTTTCAGCGAGAGCGACATTGCCAAGTTCGACAGCATCGTCCCTTTCATCGCGCCGTTCGTGGAAGCGCTGAACATGAGGCGAATTACCGTCGCGCTTCTGGACACCTATGTCGGCCGTCGCGCCGGCGAGCGCGTTCTGGGTGGGCAGATCCGGCGCGGCGATTGCGAGCGCATCCGCGCGGCCTTCTGGTATTCCGACCTGCGCGATTTCACTCGGCTCAGCGAAGAATTGCCGCCCGACGAAATGGTCGAGCTGCTGAATTGCTATTTCGATGTCGTCGATAGCGCGGTCCGGCCCCGTGCGGGCGAGGTGTTGCAGTTTATCGGCGACGCCGTGCTGGCGGTGTTCGAGGCCGACAAGGAGGAAGGCTCCGCTCGAACGGCCTGCGAGAGCGCGTTTGACGCCGCCCGTGAAGCGCTGGCGCACATGGCCAGGATCAACGCCGCACGCAGGGCTGCCGGCAAGGTGGAAATTCGCTTCGGCGTCGGCCTGCATTTCGGGGAAGCGACTTGCGGCAATGTGGGCGCCGAAAAGCGCCTGAGCTTCAATGTCGTGGGGCCGGCGGTCAACATGACGGCTCGACTGGAGAGCCTGTCGAAGCAGGTTGGCGTTCCGTTGGTCGTGTCTTCCACTGTCGCCAATTCCATCGTGAGGCCGGTGGCGAGCGTGGGCACCTACGTGCTGAAGGGCATCCACGACATGCAAGAGGTTTATACCGCGACCGAGCTCATAGGAGCGGACCCCAACTAG
- a CDS encoding betaine-homocysteine S-methyltransferase — translation MAPSKTKAKSKSRASKSGASKPRAPKAKRLGLLERLDAGPVICAEGYLFEFERRGYLQAGAFVPEVVLEHPELVENLHREFVHAGSDVVEAFTYYAHREKLKIIGREKDLERINREALRIARKVARSTGALFAGNICNSNIYDPGDRKTHSAVRRMFDEQIGWAVDAGVDFIIGETYSYAAEAELAAQAIKQAGLPAVVTMAVHKDAASRENLALGEAAKRLEGAGADVVGFNCIRGPWTMLPLLKDVRAAVKCHVAALPVPYRTTPSEPTFQSLTDPHWHDLPGGRPFPTALDPFVCNRHEIGEFARQAYGLRVHYLGVCCGAGPHHIRGMAEALGRQPPASRYSPDMSKHAFFGTNKRLKAHNIAYSGKL, via the coding sequence ATGGCGCCGAGCAAGACGAAGGCAAAATCCAAGTCAAGGGCAAGCAAGTCAGGGGCAAGCAAGCCTCGAGCGCCGAAGGCCAAGCGCTTAGGCCTGCTGGAGCGGCTGGATGCCGGGCCGGTGATCTGCGCCGAGGGCTATCTGTTCGAGTTCGAGCGGCGCGGCTATCTCCAGGCCGGCGCCTTCGTGCCGGAGGTCGTGCTCGAGCATCCAGAGCTCGTCGAGAACCTGCATCGGGAGTTCGTGCATGCAGGCTCCGACGTGGTCGAGGCCTTCACCTATTACGCGCATCGCGAGAAGCTCAAGATCATCGGCCGCGAGAAGGATCTCGAGCGCATCAACCGCGAAGCGCTGCGCATCGCCAGGAAGGTGGCGCGCTCGACCGGCGCGCTGTTCGCCGGCAATATCTGCAACAGCAATATCTACGATCCCGGCGACCGCAAGACGCACAGCGCGGTGCGTCGCATGTTCGACGAGCAGATCGGCTGGGCGGTCGATGCCGGCGTCGATTTCATCATCGGCGAAACCTACAGCTACGCCGCCGAAGCGGAGCTCGCGGCGCAGGCGATCAAGCAGGCGGGATTGCCGGCGGTGGTCACCATGGCGGTACACAAGGATGCTGCCTCGCGCGAGAACCTGGCGCTCGGCGAAGCTGCGAAGCGGCTCGAAGGGGCGGGCGCCGATGTCGTCGGCTTCAACTGCATCCGTGGACCTTGGACCATGCTGCCGCTCCTGAAGGACGTGCGCGCTGCAGTGAAATGCCATGTCGCGGCGCTCCCCGTCCCCTACCGCACGACGCCCTCCGAGCCGACCTTCCAGTCGCTCACCGATCCCCATTGGCACGACCTCCCCGGCGGGCGGCCATTCCCGACGGCGCTCGATCCCTTCGTCTGCAACCGCCATGAGATCGGCGAGTTCGCGCGGCAGGCCTATGGGCTCCGCGTGCACTATCTCGGCGTCTGCTGCGGCGCCGGACCCCACCATATCCGCGGCATGGCGGAGGCACTCGGGCGGCAGCCGCCGGCCAGCCGCTACTCGCCCGATATGTCGAAGCACGCCTTCTTCGGCACCAACAAGCGATTGAAGGCGCATAACATCGCCTATAGCGGGAAGCTCTAG
- a CDS encoding Uncharacterized conserved protein YeaO, DUF488 family, translating into MIQIKRIYEPAEPDDGFRVLVDRIWPRGLKKADTAIDLWLKEIAPSTKLRHWFDHDPARWEDFRKRYKAEVEPQSDTLAMLRSKARRGTVTLLYAARDIEHNNAAALKRILSGVRS; encoded by the coding sequence ATGATCCAGATCAAACGAATTTACGAGCCTGCAGAGCCCGATGACGGTTTCCGCGTGCTCGTCGACCGCATCTGGCCACGTGGGCTCAAGAAAGCCGATACCGCAATCGACTTGTGGCTGAAGGAGATCGCACCCAGCACCAAGCTGCGACATTGGTTCGACCACGATCCCGCGAGATGGGAAGACTTCCGCAAGCGCTACAAGGCTGAGGTGGAGCCTCAGAGCGACACGCTCGCGATGTTGCGGAGCAAGGCGCGGCGGGGAACCGTGACGCTGCTTTATGCGGCTCGCGACATCGAGCACAACAATGCCGCAGCCCTTAAGAGGATCCTCAGCGGAGTGCGCTCGTAG
- a CDS encoding Cupin domain-containing protein, with protein MRLWTTAILSLGAMALAATAAAQTTPAPSAITRTAIAAAKLPSATDVPLHFRALSVTLAPGETSGTPGVNGVLYQLSGSTQVSVGGEAKTLNAGEGLFIGTGNMATLKAGNAAPSTILHFLLVPAADLDRIAETPPAIVKELYRTVMPIPDLKPGAYELNLSRITFPAGMPSNPPHHRSGAALYYIVSGTGANTVESKTEARGPGSLIYEPFGLVHQWGNPGVEPLTFLAFNINPDGVAAVLPGAPAKAQ; from the coding sequence ATGCGGCTCTGGACAACCGCGATCCTGTCGCTTGGAGCAATGGCGCTTGCCGCCACCGCCGCCGCACAAACCACACCAGCTCCGTCGGCGATTACCCGAACGGCGATCGCTGCCGCCAAATTACCGAGCGCGACCGACGTGCCGCTCCATTTCAGGGCGCTGAGTGTCACCCTTGCGCCGGGCGAAACCAGCGGCACCCCCGGTGTGAACGGTGTCCTCTACCAGCTCTCAGGATCGACCCAGGTGTCGGTGGGTGGAGAAGCCAAGACGCTCAACGCCGGCGAAGGGTTGTTCATCGGCACCGGGAACATGGCGACGCTGAAGGCTGGAAACGCGGCGCCGTCTACCATCCTCCACTTCCTCCTTGTCCCGGCGGCGGATCTCGATCGGATTGCCGAGACGCCGCCCGCCATCGTCAAGGAACTCTATCGCACGGTGATGCCGATTCCCGACCTGAAGCCCGGTGCATATGAGCTCAATCTGTCGCGGATTACGTTTCCGGCAGGCATGCCCTCCAACCCGCCCCACCATCGGTCAGGAGCGGCCCTGTATTACATCGTGTCCGGCACCGGGGCCAACACGGTCGAGAGCAAGACGGAGGCGAGGGGACCCGGTTCCTTGATCTACGAGCCGTTCGGGCTTGTGCACCAGTGGGGCAACCCTGGCGTCGAGCCGCTGACGTTCCTGGCGTTCAACATCAATCCGGACGGTGTGGCCGCCGTGCTTCCGGGAGCGCCGGCGAAGGCTCAGTAG
- a CDS encoding transposase: MKAIVRTDAPTDDEYVTIHVAFELSKAKWKLGVMLPGSAKLSRYTIAGGDLAALATRLEAARSRAARCGKPVRIISCYEAGFDGHWLHRWLTEQGVINHEIDPASIQVSRRARRAKTDRIDLDHLMRTLLAYLRGEPRVCSVLRVPTVEDEDRKRRNRERKYLLDERTAHTNRLKGLLHTQGIRDVMPLKSGFIDKLAKLCTGDGHPLPPKLKEEIVREHQRLCLVQQQLAAVEAESRAERSYAVAGSAEEKSVRLARLKSIGPVGSQGLVNEAFYRSFDNRRQVGSYFGLTGTPYDSGASRHDQGISKAGNRRARELAIELSWLWLRHQPDSELSRWFRERVGDAKGKVRRIAIVALARKLVVALWRYLETGLVPTGAKLGLSR; the protein is encoded by the coding sequence ATGAAGGCGATCGTTCGGACTGACGCACCCACCGACGACGAGTATGTCACGATTCACGTGGCCTTTGAACTGAGCAAGGCGAAGTGGAAGCTCGGGGTGATGCTGCCGGGCTCGGCGAAGTTGAGCCGCTATACGATTGCGGGGGGCGACCTGGCGGCGCTGGCGACGCGACTGGAGGCGGCCCGGTCGCGTGCGGCGCGCTGCGGCAAACCGGTGCGCATCATATCGTGCTACGAGGCGGGCTTCGACGGCCACTGGCTGCATCGCTGGCTGACGGAGCAAGGGGTCATCAATCACGAGATCGATCCGGCGAGCATCCAGGTGAGCCGGCGGGCGCGGCGGGCCAAGACCGACCGGATCGACCTCGATCACCTGATGCGGACGCTGCTGGCTTATCTGCGTGGCGAACCGCGGGTGTGCAGCGTACTGCGTGTGCCGACGGTCGAGGACGAGGACCGCAAGCGTCGCAACCGGGAACGCAAATACCTGCTCGATGAGCGCACGGCCCACACCAATCGCCTCAAGGGGCTGCTGCACACCCAAGGCATCCGTGATGTCATGCCGCTCAAGTCTGGCTTCATCGATAAGCTTGCGAAGCTGTGCACCGGCGATGGGCATCCATTGCCGCCTAAGCTCAAGGAGGAGATCGTGCGCGAGCATCAGCGGCTGTGCCTGGTGCAGCAGCAGCTGGCCGCAGTGGAGGCCGAGAGCCGAGCCGAGCGCTCTTATGCCGTTGCGGGCTCGGCCGAGGAGAAGAGCGTGCGCCTGGCGCGGCTCAAGAGCATCGGCCCGGTCGGCAGCCAAGGGCTGGTCAACGAGGCCTTCTATCGTTCCTTCGACAATCGCCGCCAGGTCGGCAGCTATTTCGGATTGACCGGAACGCCCTATGACAGCGGCGCCAGTCGGCATGATCAGGGCATCAGCAAAGCCGGCAACCGCCGGGCCCGCGAGCTCGCCATCGAGCTCTCCTGGCTGTGGCTGCGCCATCAGCCAGACAGCGAGCTGAGCCGTTGGTTTCGTGAGCGGGTGGGCGACGCCAAAGGAAAGGTGCGGCGCATCGCCATCGTGGCCTTGGCCCGCAAGCTCGTGGTTGCCCTGTGGCGCTATCTCGAGACCGGCCTGGTGCCCACCGGCGCCAAGCTGGGCCTGAGCCGCTGA